A single genomic interval of Natranaerobius trueperi harbors:
- a CDS encoding septum formation initiator family protein, which translates to MGKIRQFPRKHTTQKNKSKESSIKKKISVNKKVISGIAIITIAYFGFLLIDQSISYFELLQQKKQIQEEINEAKEDKKELEEKVELLNDLDYIEILARRKFGFIREGEVPLDVLGDDTN; encoded by the coding sequence ATGGGGAAAATCAGGCAATTTCCTCGAAAGCACACAACCCAAAAAAATAAAAGTAAAGAGAGCTCAATTAAGAAAAAGATATCAGTTAATAAAAAAGTTATTTCCGGGATAGCTATCATTACTATAGCCTATTTTGGTTTTTTGTTGATTGATCAAAGCATAAGCTATTTTGAATTATTACAACAAAAAAAACAAATACAGGAAGAAATAAATGAAGCAAAAGAGGATAAGAAGGAGCTTGAAGAAAAGGTAGAGCTTTTAAATGACCTTGATTATATTGAAATATTAGCACGTAGAAAGTTTGGATTCATAAGAGAGGGTGAAGTTCCATTAGATGTTTTAGGTGATGATACAAATTAA
- the yabP gene encoding sporulation protein YabP, whose amino-acid sequence MEEKQQEATHQLIVTDREYIEITGVLHVDSFDDEEIVLETELGLLALRGEKLDIKELNLDEKLLTVEGVILEAAYSEEVGETYKGRKGIFSKIFR is encoded by the coding sequence AAAAACAACAAGAGGCAACCCATCAACTTATAGTAACAGATCGAGAGTATATTGAAATAACAGGTGTGTTACATGTTGATAGTTTTGATGATGAAGAAATCGTGTTAGAAACAGAGCTTGGCTTGTTAGCTTTACGGGGAGAAAAGTTAGACATCAAAGAATTAAATTTAGATGAAAAACTGTTAACAGTAGAAGGTGTTATTTTAGAAGCCGCCTATTCTGAAGAAGTCGGGGAAACTTATAAGGGAAGAAAAGGAATATTTAGTAAAATATTCAGGTAA
- the yabQ gene encoding spore cortex biosynthesis protein YabQ — MITQFFVFLSLFVSGMTLGIVFDFFRVMRGRKRFTKIFQSILDILFGVFSFVLISTVLLVSNWGEVRGYVFIFILIGITIHYKWVSNSIIEGYCIFFILSERIVSTVTETLFKVFYIAIFPFKIVLMPFFSGINKLIGLLKKLWKNSNKWLKKLIFRFNKKD; from the coding sequence GTGATAACCCAATTTTTTGTTTTTTTATCTTTATTTGTTTCGGGGATGACATTGGGAATTGTATTTGATTTTTTTAGAGTTATGAGGGGCCGTAAACGATTCACAAAAATTTTTCAGTCTATTTTAGATATTTTATTTGGAGTATTTAGTTTTGTATTAATTTCAACAGTCTTACTAGTAAGTAATTGGGGAGAAGTAAGAGGTTATGTATTTATTTTCATATTAATTGGGATAACAATCCATTACAAATGGGTAAGTAATTCAATAATAGAAGGATATTGTATCTTTTTTATTTTATCCGAAAGGATAGTTTCAACAGTAACAGAAACTTTATTTAAAGTGTTTTATATTGCTATTTTCCCTTTTAAAATAGTTTTAATGCCTTTTTTTTCAGGAATTAATAAACTTATAGGTTTACTAAAAAAACTGTGGAAAAACTCAAATAAATGGTTGAAAAAGTTAATATTCCGATTTAATAAGAAGGATTAA